From the genome of Papaver somniferum cultivar HN1 chromosome 2, ASM357369v1, whole genome shotgun sequence, one region includes:
- the LOC113350929 gene encoding protein NUCLEAR FUSION DEFECTIVE 4-like, whose amino-acid sequence MAIARKSEYWCPLLLNRDPHYFVNSKKSQAKVGGTRDEIVSSSTSVGRKWLGFVTAIWVQAISGNNYTFANYSGALKTLMHLTQLQLNSLSVAKDIGKAFGILAGLASDRISTPLILLIGSIEGLIGYGVQWLVVSKRISPLPYWQMCIFLALGGNSTTWMNTAILVTCIRNFRKNRGPVSGILKGYVGLSTAIFTDICSALFANSPSKFLLMLAIVPAVICLTAIIFLREVPQTITSTASVEEESKYLNFFNVVAVIVALYLLAYDISGKHSRIIALCFASGLLFLLIASPLFIPLYSILKNTSSNNDVESSVAHHQRNSNQVREGETQPEAVEKPTVPVKENVLRNEQVVQTEEKSALVEEKDLRNDHFVETEKRSVQVQEKDSGNDEVVKIAYKKPILGEEHTILETVKTLDFWILFLSFLCGVGTGLTVMNNLGQMGLALGYADVSMFVSLTSIFGFFGRIGSGTISEYFLKNAATPRPLWNAASQIPMCLGYVILAIALPGSLYVGSILVGICYGVRLAITVPVASELFGLKYFGLIYNILILNLPLGSFLFSGLLAGLLYDAQATKTKGGGNTCIGAHCYRQVFMVMALTCLVGFGLDVFLTLRTKNLYKNIQTTSRAKSSKSGVDQEK is encoded by the exons ATGGCGATTGCTCGGA AATCCGAGTACTGGTGCCCTTTGTTGTTAAATAGAGATCCCCATTACTTTGTCAACAGTAAGAAATCTCAAGCAAAAGTGGGTGGAACTAGAGATGAAATAGTATCATCTTCTACTTCAGTAGGGAGGAAATGGTTAGGATTTGTAACAGCAATATGGGTACAAGCAATATCAGGAAATAATTATACATTTGCAAACTACTCAGGTGCTTTGAAAACATTAATGCATTTAACACAACTACAACTGAATAGTCTATCAGTAGCTAAAGATATCGGTAAAGCTTTTGGTATTCTTGCTGGTTTAGCTTCTGATCGTATTTCTACTCCTCTTATTTTACTTATCGGGTCAATCGAAGGTTTGATCGGTTATGGTGTACAATGGCTTGTTGTTAGTAAAAGGATTTCTCCTCTTCCTTATTGGCAG ATGTGTATATTTCTGGCCCTTGGAGGAAACAGTACAACATGGATGAACACAGCAATTCTAGTTACATGTATACGTAATTTCCGCAAAAATCGCGGTCCTGTATCTGGAATCTTAAAAGGATATGTGGGTTTAAGCACAGCAATTTTCACGGATATCTGCAGTGCTTTGTTTGCTAATAGTCCTTCGAAATTTCTACTCATGTTAGCCATAGTTCCTGCTGTAATTTGTCTCACAGCAATTATCTTCCTACGTGAAGTTCCACAAACAATTACAAGCACAGCTTCCGTGGAAGAAGAATCAAAATACTTGAACTTCTTTAATGTTGTTGCTGTCATTGTTGCTTTATATCTTTTAGCTTATGATATTTCTGGAAAACACAGCCGTATAATCGCGTTGTGTTTTGCTTCTGGACTTTTATTTCTATTAATAGCTTCACCATTATTCATTCCTTTATACTCTATTTTGAAGAATACCAGCTCTAATAATGATGTTGAGAGTAGTGTCGCTCATCATCAGCGTAATAGCAATCAAGTTCGAGAAGGAGAAACGCAACCAGAAGCGGTAGAAAAACCAACTGTACCAGTAAAAGAAAATGTTTTGAGAAATGAACAAGTTGTTCAAACCGAAGAAAAATCGGCACTAGTAGAAGAAAAAGATTTGAGAAATGATCATTTTGTTGAAACAGAAAAAAGATCAGTTCAAGTACAAGAAAAAGATTCGGGAAATGATGAAGTTGTTAAAATCGCTTATAAGAAACCAATTCTTGGTGAAGAGCACACGATCTTAGAAACGGTTAAAACATTGGATTTCTGGATCCTTTTCCTTTCATTTCTTTGTGGTGTAGGTACTGGTTTAACAGTGATGAACAACTTGGGACAAATGGGTTTAGCTCTTGGGTATGCTGACGTTTCCATGTTCGTCTCCCTCACAAGTATATTCGGTTTCTTTGGTCGTATCGGCTCCGGAACCATATCTGAATACTTTCTCAA GAATGCTGCAACACCAAGGCCGCTGTGGAACGCAGCATCACAAATTCCAATGTGCCTGGGATATGTCATCTTAGCAATTGCATTACCAGGATCCTTATATGTCGGTTCAATATTGGTTGGTATTTGCTATGGCGTGCGCCTTGCTATCACAGTCCCTGTTGCTTCTGAACTATTTGGCCTTAAATACTTTGGGTTAATTTACAACATTCTAATCTTGAATCTTCCCCTCGGGTCATTCCTATTCTCTGGTTTGTTAGCCGGTTTATTGTATGATGCACAGGCAACTAAAACAAAAGGAGGTGGAAATACATGTATTGGAGCTCATTGTTACAGACAAGTCTTTATGGTCATGGCTTTAACGTGCCTAGTTGGTTTCGGGTTGGACGTGTTTCTTACTCTTCGAACAAAGAATCTTTACAAAAATATCCAAACAACAAGCCGTGCGAAGTCCAGCAAATCAGGTGTAGATCAAGAAAAGTGA